A stretch of DNA from Henriciella sp. AS95:
TGATCATGCTTGAAGATTTGCACGTGCGCCGGGCAGTTCATCGGCTTCAGCGCCATCAGTTCCGCGTCGCCTGACAGCACGGGGCCTTCATCTTCCGTCGATGGCACTTCGTCGGGCACGACGAACATGTTCTCACGGAACTTGTCCCAGTGGCCGGAGCGCTGCCAGAAGACAGAATCCAGCAATTGCGGCGTCTTCACCTCGACATAGCCATCCTCATCCTGCTGGCGGCGGATATAGGCCTCCAGCTGGCGCCAGATCATGTAGCCTTTGGCGTGCCAGAACACCGAGCCCTGCGCTTCAGGCTGCAGGTGGAAGAGATCAAGCTCACGGCCGAGCTTTCTGTGGTCACGCTTTTCAGCTTCCTCGATCCGCACGAGATGGGCCTTGAGGTCCTTCTCATTGGCCCAGGCCGTGCCGTACATGCGCTGCAGCATCTCGTTCTTGGAATCGCCGCGCCAATAGGCCCCAGCGAGCTTCATCAGCTTGAACGCCTTGGGCAGCTTGCCCGTCGAGGGCAGGTGCGGGCCGCGGCAGAGATCGAACCAGTCGCCCTGCTTATAGACCGTGATCGGTTCGCCCGGCGGGATGATGTCGTCGATGATCTGCGCCTTATAGTCCTCGCCGATCTTCTTGAACATCTCAATCGCATCATCCTTGGACCAGACCTCACGGATAATCGGATAGTCCTTGTCGACAATCTCGCGCATCTTGGCTTCGATCTTTTCGAAGTCTTCCGTCGAGAAATTCTCCTCGCGCGCAAAGTCGTAATAGAAGCCGTCATCGATGACGGGGCCGATCGTGACCTGTGCATCAGGATAAAGCTCCTGGACGGCCTGGGCGAGCACGTGGGCGGCATCATGGCGGATGAGCTCGAGGCCTTCAGCGTCGCGCGCCGTTACGATGGCGATATTCGCGTCGCCTTCGAGCGGTCGATTGAGGTCATACATTTCGCCATTCACTTTTGCCGCAAGCGCGGCCTTGTGGAGGCCTGGTGAGATGGACATGGCGACATCAGCCGGGCTGGCGCCGTCTTCATATTGTCGCACCGATCCATCGGGAAGCGTTACATTAATCATAAATCTTGCTTTTCAAATTCAGTCTGAGGGGCGGCCGCTCTCATGGGCATCCGGGAATTTTCGTTCTCCCCTCGCCCAATCTCCGGCTCTCCATGGAGCCCAGAAGGGTGAAGGTTCTGCTTTCATTGGTGCCGGGTCGAAGCCACGCGAGCCGCCGGGGCGGCATCGCGACAGCCGGGCGAGCGTCATCCAGCCGCCGGTCCACAGACCATGACGGGACACACACTCGGCGCAATACTCGCTGCAGGTCGGGACATGACGACACTTGGCCCCAAAGACCTGAAAGGCCGGGGACAGCGTCATCTTGTATCCTTTAAGGACTGCGTAGGCAGCTTTTCTGCGAAGGGCGGGCATGCGCTTCGATTCCGGTTGTTGTTCTTACGAAAGCGGTTCTAGACGCGCGGGGGGCGGCTCACAACCCGATAGGGCTGCGCTAAAGTGAGCTTCGAGCCGGCAATTGGCTACAGCGGTGCGTTCAGGCCGCTGCAGCCCGATTAGTTCGCGCGGTCTCGATGGCCTCGCAGGCCGCTTCGAAAGCAAGCATTGTGGAGGTGTGGCGCGGCGGATAATCGGCAACGCCCTGAAGGTGGCGAAGCTCTGCAAACCGGCCTGTGGGTGGCTCTGCGCCGTCTTTCAGCATGGCCCGCAGGGCGTCGCGCGCTTCGAAAACCTCAGACACCGGGGCGCCGACGATGTGCTCCGACAGGATCGCCGTTGCGGCCTGGCCGAGCGCGCAGGCGCGCGGATCGACGGCCACGGCCTCGACCGTTTCGCCATCTTCGCTGAGCGCAATATCGACACGTACGACAGAGCCGCAGACGCGCGAGACCTTCTCGACGGATGCGTCTGCACCCTCAAGGGCCCCGACATGCGGGATATTGGCGGCCAGTTCCAGCACGCGATTATGATAAAGCTCAGCGCTCATGACGCTTAAATCGCCCCGAAACGCCTGAAGATCAAGTGAATCAGGTGAAGATGCCGTGCACGACGTCGATCACACGCGGCAGGACCCGGACGAGGATAATGATCGCGCCGGTCAGGGCGGCTCCGGCCAAGAGCAGGAACACGCCATCTCTCGCCGTCAGGGCGAGGCCGAACAGCAGAATGGTCAGGCCGGGCAGGACCGGGCCAAAGGGAAACAGCCCGAGCGGGATCGTCACAAGCGCTGCCGCAACGCAGATCATCCCGATCAGCGGTGCAACAATGGGTGCTGTCAGGAATGTCAGGCGCGGTTTTACGTAATGGTCGATCATCTTGGCGTATTTGCGCCCGCTATCGACGCCAGCGATGAGATGTTCGCGCTTGAATTCAAAGTCCAGAAGCCGGCGCGGCACCCATGGAAATTTCTTGCCGAAGACGATCTGGATCGAGATGAGAAGCGTCACGAGTGCAACCAGCCACGTCGCGCCCGGAATGAGCGTCAGCGGGCTGACCGAGATGAAACCGAGCAGGAGCAGGATGGGGCCATAGGCCCGGCGCCCGACGGCGTTGAGCAGGTCGCGAACCGAAACCGTTTCGCCTTCTGTCTGCTCGCAAAGGCTCTGCATCAGGCTTTCGAGATTGTTGACGGGACGCCTAGCCTTCGTCTGGGTCATAGCGCGCTCCAAAGCGTTTGATCTCTGTCTCAACAGTACCGGTGCCGACGCCTGTCAGCACGTAAAGCCGGTCATATTCGGCGGGTTCAAAGATCGGTTCGCCCGGCTCACCGCCAAGCGCGGCGGAAAGGTCAGGCGTGGTGTTGGAGTGTCCCACGACGAGCGCGGTTTCTGCATTGCCGCGCAGTGTTTCGGCGAAGGCTTCGAGGTCGCCCGGGTCATAGAATTCGATCTCGATGCCAAGTTCGGCGGCGAGCGGCCCGGCTGTCTGCTCGGTGCGCAGATAATCCGTCGACCAGATCGCCTTGATCCCTGCATCTTTCAGCATCTCGGCCAGCTCCGTCGCCCGCGTCTCGCCTTCAGGCGATAGAGGCGGATTGTCGACGTCGACTACCTTCTCGGCATGGCGCACGAGGTAGAGTGTGTAGCTGCCGTCAGCACCATCGAGTGCAGCGTCTCCTGTTGTCCCCGAACAGGCGGACAGAAGAACGACAATTATTCCCAGAAGAGACCAGGCGCGGAACGGGTTCATGGCGACACCTAAGCTGAAACCGGCGCTTAGGTCGAGACAAAGAGGGGGCAAACCGGAAAATCGGTGCAAGTCTGCACAAGTGGCACAAAAAAGAGCCGGACGCTTGGCCTCCGGCTCTCGATTAGTGCATTGGGCGGCTAGCCTTGGCTGGCCGGGGCCATTTACCCGGCCAGAGCCGGAAATTGCGGGTCATTGACCACTTTGCCGAGCAGATCACTCACCGTTGGTTGGAAAGCGTCGATGACGTTCTGGCAGGCGCTGATGGCGCTGAAGCTGGTCTTGAAGTCGTACTCCGTCGTGACCGTGTAGCCTTCCGGCAGCGAAGGTGACGAGACATTCAGGGCGACAGTCCATGACCCTGTACCGAAGGAATTGAAGCTGAGCTCCGTAATTTCGCCGCTGATGGCTGGCGCGCCCGACGCTATCAGGCCGGCCGCAAAGAGCTCTTCCTGAAAGGCGTCGTGAATATATTCGACGGGCGTTTGGCCCGGAGCCACTTCAAGCGCGCCCATTGCGCGGCAAGTCGGCGATGTATCGATGCCTTCAGCGGCCGTGAATTCGCCAACTGTCACTTTGGCATTGGTCGGCATGGCGTCCTGTGCGGCCATGATATTGGAAGTTGATGCCTTGTACGGGCGGCTCGACGTTGTTTCGCACGCGCCCAGAAGCAGTACAGACGCCGCTACGACGCTGCTCATCATGATGGTTTTCAAAGATTTCTCTCCCCTTCACCCCTTGTGGGCGTCTCCCCTTTAAGGCGAATTTTTTTGGGGCGTCCAGACTGGACGAGAGAAATTCACAAAACAATCAGATGCGACGCCAGGTCGAGCCCTGCGGTCCGTCCATGATTTCGATGCCTTCTTCGGCGAGCGCGCCCCGAATGCGGTCGGCTTCAGCCCAGTCCTTATTGGCGCGGGCGTCGACACGGGCCTGGACCAAGGCATCAATACGGGCCTTGTCGTCATCACTGCCGCCCTGTTCCCACTGGGCAGGTGTGAGCGTCAGCAGGCCGAGCAGGGCGCCGGCATCAAGCAGGTCCGCGCGCGCTTGCGCCATGCGAGACTCATCCTTGGCATCTGCAGCCTGATTCGCCTCAGAGGCGAGTCGTGAGAGTTCGGCTAGCGCCACAGGCGTATTGATATCGTCCTGCAAGGCCTTGAGGACGCCCTTGTCTTTCGCTGTACCGCCTTCGGCCTGCCAGACGCGGCGGAGCGCGCCATAAATGCGGCCCAGCGTGGTCTTGGATTGTTCCAGAAGGTCGCGCGTCCAGTCGAGCGGGGCGCGGTAATGGCCCGACAGCAGTGCAAACCGCAGCACTTCGCCCGGCCAATCAGCCAACAGGTCATGGATCAGCTTCACATTGCCGAGCGATTTCGACATTTTCTCGCCGTCCATGTCGAGGAAGCCATTGTGCAGCCAGTAGCGGGCCATCGGCTCGCCATGGGCGCATTCGGACTGGGCGATCTCGTTCTCGTGGTGCGGGAATTGGAGGTCGATCCCGCCGCCATGAATGTCGATCGTCTTGCCAAGTGTCGCAGCGATCATGGCCGAGCATTCGATATGCCAGCCGGGACGCCCGCGGCCCCAGGGGCTATCCCAGATCGCATCTTCTGGCTCGCCTTCCTTGGCGAACTTCCAGAGGGCGAAATCAGCCGGATTTCGCTTTTCCTCCGAAACGGCGACACGGGCGCCGGCCTCATTGTCTTCCAGCTTGCGGCCCGACAGTTTGCCATAGTCTTCCATCTGCTCGACGTCGAAGAAGACGCCGGATGGGGCGACATAGGCATAGCCCTTTTTCACCAGTTGCTGGGTGATCTTCAGCATGCCGTCAATGTGCCGGGTCGCCCACGGCTCAATGGTCGGTGGCAGAACATTCAGAGCCGTTATATCGGCGTTGTAGATCTCGGCATATTTGCGCGTGATTTCGGGGATGGGCGTGCCATCGGCCTGTGACCGCGCAATGATCTTGTCTTCCACGTCCGTGATGTTGCGCGCATAAACGACCGCGCTCTCGCCATAGGTGCGGCGCAGCAGGCGGTTCAGCACATCGAACACGACGGGCGGGCGAGCATTGCCGATATGGGCGTAATTATAGACGGTCGGACCACAGACATACACCGTCACGCGCGACGGGTCCTGCGGAACGAAGGCCTGCTTTTCACGCCCAAGCGTGTTGTAGAGTTTGATAGTCATCGGTGTGTTCTAATCCGGGAAAGTAAAAACAAAGGAAGCGGGCACGCGCGGGCGCAGCCTTTCGGCATCAGCAGCAGCGACAACACGATCTGTATGCGGCGAAAACCATCCCTGACGGTTCCTCGTTCTGGTTGCGGGCTCTATGACACAGCGGGTCCTCAGCGCCAAGTGGCGCCAGCGTTGCAGGCCGCGTCGAAAAAGGCTGACGCTGCGAAAACCGTTCGATTTTCTGGAAAACCAATCTGTTCTGCCCTATGTCTGTCTTTACGCCCTGAGGGTACAACTCGGGCGGGCGTTAAGTCCGGTATTGGAGTGCAAGGGCGCACTCACAGAACATCTGGCTCGACCCCCGTCCCTCAGAATACAGGATTCAGCCATGGCGATGGATACCATCACGACTGACAAGACACTCGCAAATGCCGACCCGGTGAAGCGACCGACACAGGAAGAAGCCGAAGATGCTGTGCGCACGCTGCTCGCCTGGGCGGGCGACGACCCGCGCCGCGAAGGCCTGATCGACACGCCGAAACGTGTCGTCAATGCCTATAAGGAATGGTTCCAGGGCTATGACGAAGACCCGG
This window harbors:
- the thrS gene encoding threonine--tRNA ligase: MINVTLPDGSVRQYEDGASPADVAMSISPGLHKAALAAKVNGEMYDLNRPLEGDANIAIVTARDAEGLELIRHDAAHVLAQAVQELYPDAQVTIGPVIDDGFYYDFAREENFSTEDFEKIEAKMREIVDKDYPIIREVWSKDDAIEMFKKIGEDYKAQIIDDIIPPGEPITVYKQGDWFDLCRGPHLPSTGKLPKAFKLMKLAGAYWRGDSKNEMLQRMYGTAWANEKDLKAHLVRIEEAEKRDHRKLGRELDLFHLQPEAQGSVFWHAKGYMIWRQLEAYIRRQQDEDGYVEVKTPQLLDSVFWQRSGHWDKFRENMFVVPDEVPSTEDEGPVLSGDAELMALKPMNCPAHVQIFKHDQRSYRDLPIRMAEFGCCHRNEAHGALHGLMRVRQMTQDDAHIFCREDQIGDETLRFLKLFERVYGDFGLSEISYKLATRPEVRGGTDENWDRAEKALADALTEAGLEFEYAEGEGAFYGPKLEFHLTDAIGRTWQCGTFQLDYVLPERLDAEYTGSDGGKHRPVMLHRAVYGTFERFMGILIENYAGAFPMWLSPVQVVVATITSEADAYAEKAAEALRKAGLRVEVDLRNEKINYKVREHSLQKVPIIAVVGEREAAEGTLALRRFGSKGQEILGLEETAQKLSDEATPPDLKRAKA
- the yidD gene encoding membrane protein insertion efficiency factor YidD, whose protein sequence is MPALRRKAAYAVLKGYKMTLSPAFQVFGAKCRHVPTCSEYCAECVSRHGLWTGGWMTLARLSRCRPGGSRGFDPAPMKAEPSPFWAPWRAGDWARGERKFPDAHESGRPSD
- a CDS encoding iron-sulfur cluster assembly scaffold protein yields the protein MSAELYHNRVLELAANIPHVGALEGADASVEKVSRVCGSVVRVDIALSEDGETVEAVAVDPRACALGQAATAILSEHIVGAPVSEVFEARDALRAMLKDGAEPPTGRFAELRHLQGVADYPPRHTSTMLAFEAACEAIETARTNRAAAA
- a CDS encoding exopolysaccharide biosynthesis protein; this translates as MTQTKARRPVNNLESLMQSLCEQTEGETVSVRDLLNAVGRRAYGPILLLLGFISVSPLTLIPGATWLVALVTLLISIQIVFGKKFPWVPRRLLDFEFKREHLIAGVDSGRKYAKMIDHYVKPRLTFLTAPIVAPLIGMICVAAALVTIPLGLFPFGPVLPGLTILLFGLALTARDGVFLLLAGAALTGAIIILVRVLPRVIDVVHGIFT
- a CDS encoding phosphoglycerate mutase family protein, producing MNPFRAWSLLGIIVVLLSACSGTTGDAALDGADGSYTLYLVRHAEKVVDVDNPPLSPEGETRATELAEMLKDAGIKAIWSTDYLRTEQTAGPLAAELGIEIEFYDPGDLEAFAETLRGNAETALVVGHSNTTPDLSAALGGEPGEPIFEPAEYDRLYVLTGVGTGTVETEIKRFGARYDPDEG
- the cysS gene encoding cysteine--tRNA ligase: MTIKLYNTLGREKQAFVPQDPSRVTVYVCGPTVYNYAHIGNARPPVVFDVLNRLLRRTYGESAVVYARNITDVEDKIIARSQADGTPIPEITRKYAEIYNADITALNVLPPTIEPWATRHIDGMLKITQQLVKKGYAYVAPSGVFFDVEQMEDYGKLSGRKLEDNEAGARVAVSEEKRNPADFALWKFAKEGEPEDAIWDSPWGRGRPGWHIECSAMIAATLGKTIDIHGGGIDLQFPHHENEIAQSECAHGEPMARYWLHNGFLDMDGEKMSKSLGNVKLIHDLLADWPGEVLRFALLSGHYRAPLDWTRDLLEQSKTTLGRIYGALRRVWQAEGGTAKDKGVLKALQDDINTPVALAELSRLASEANQAADAKDESRMAQARADLLDAGALLGLLTLTPAQWEQGGSDDDKARIDALVQARVDARANKDWAEADRIRGALAEEGIEIMDGPQGSTWRRI